A stretch of the Tachysurus vachellii isolate PV-2020 chromosome 26, HZAU_Pvac_v1, whole genome shotgun sequence genome encodes the following:
- the LOC132841019 gene encoding protein B4 translates to MAPKKAAAEMNPGAEKELNEEQKTDAPEVVSKVVRKVSPHPSTMEMVKEALTELDQRKGVSAQAIRTFIKEKYTTVDETRLKMMVRKALVKGIDSGALVRPANSTTTTGAQGRFRLAVRKPKAEKSKENMNPNITKAKEPKVKTGDVKTKTKSAAVGGDKPKKTKKNEASAPKVAPAKKPKAKRAADGGLEPKTQKNSKASKGESEEKSGAKRGGKKAALKGPDTEGSLKKAEKKEEQKAEDGGNKTAATTQKKGGKKTPQKADDGEEQSGTRSSGKKAKKAAGK, encoded by the exons atggcTCCTAAAAAGGCTGCTGCAGAAATGAACCCTGGTGCTGAGAAGGAGCTGAATGAGGAGCAGAAAACGG atGCTCCTGAGGTGGTAAGTAAGGTTGTGAGGAAGGTGTCTCCTCACCCGTCCACGATGGAGATGGTGAAGGAGGCGCTGACGGAGCTGGACCAGAGGAAGGGTGTGTCTGCTCAGGCCATCCGTACCTTCATCAAggagaaatacaccacagtggATGAGACGCGGCTGAAGATGATGGTGCGCAAAGCCCTGGTTAAAGGAATCGACTCAGGAGCACTTGTGAGACCCGCCAACTCCACGACAACCACCGGAGCTCAGGGTCGATTCAGA CTCGCAGTCAGGAAGCCAAAAGCAGAGAAGAGCAAAGAGAACATGAACCCCAACATCACCAAGGCCAAAGAACCAAAAGTGAAGACTG GGGATGTGAAGACTAAAACGAAGTCTGCTGCTGTGGGG GGAGACAAACCCAAGAAAACCAAAAAGAATGAAGCTTCTGCACCCAAAGTGGCTCCAGCGAAGAAGCCCAAAGCCAAGCGAGCTGCTGACGGAGGGCTAGAACCCAAAACCCAAAAAAACTCCAAAGCTTCAAAGGGGGagagtgaagagaaatctggtgccaagagaggaggaaagaaagCGGCTCTGAAAGGCCCAGATACTGAGGGAAGCCTGAAGAAGgcagagaagaaagaagaacagaaagCAGAGGATGGTGGAAATAAGACTGCAGCAACCACACAGAAAAAGGGAGGAAAGAAAACTCCCCAGAAAGCAGATGATGGTGAAGAGCAAAGTGGCACCAGGTCATCAGGAAAGAAAGCCAAGAAAGCAGCCGGGAAATAA